A part of Aegilops tauschii subsp. strangulata cultivar AL8/78 chromosome 2, Aet v6.0, whole genome shotgun sequence genomic DNA contains:
- the LOC109735760 gene encoding protein LOW PSII ACCUMULATION 1, chloroplastic isoform X1 yields MTMAARPIPSCPATVSLPAPLLFLPPISRKPSVALSCSSRARRGARYSAANKPSPPPPSGAPGNEVSGGSSSSMAKIRSEVLSPFRSVRMFFYLAFMASAGLGSLIALTQLLPALGNPARAAGVPETLKGLGIDVAAVAVFAFLYSRDRKASDAQVARLTREENLSRLKLRVGDGGRVVPLSELRGSARLVIVAGPAEFVAESFRRSRPFLRDLMERGVLVLPFPTDGNAPALEFGEEGDGEGEAEAEDEEVARKSRRLWQLTPVYTSEWAKWLAEQKKMANVTPDSPVYLSLRMDGRVRGSGVGYPPWQAFVAQLPQVKGMWSGLFDGMDGRV; encoded by the exons ATGACGATGGCCGCGCGGCCGATCCCCTCCTGTCCCGCCACCGTCTCCCTGCCCGCCCCGCTCCTCTTTCTGCCGCCGATTTCTCGGAAGCCGTCGGTCGCCTTATCCTGCAGCAGCAGAGCACGCCGCGGCGCCCGATACTCTGCCGCGAACaagccctcccctcctcccccttcTGGCGCCCCGGGCAACGAGGTAAG cggcggcagcagcagctccaTGGCCAAGATAAGGAGCGAGGTGCTGTCCCCCTTCCGGTCGGTGCGCATGTTCTTCTACCTGGCCTTCATGGCCAGCGCGGGCCTGGGTAGCCTCATCGCGCTCACGCAGCTCCTCCCGGCGCTGGGGAACCCCGCGAGGGCGGCGGGGGTCCCGGAGACGCTCAAGGGCCTGGGCATCGACGTGGCGGCGGTGGCCGTCTTCGCGTTCCTCTACTCGCGCGACCGCAAGGCCAGCGACGCGCAGGTGGCCAGGCTGACGCGGGAGGAGAACCTGTCGAGGCTCAAGCTCCGCGTCGGCGACGGCGGCCGGGTGGTGCCGCTGAGCGAGCTGCGGGGCAGCGCGCGGCTCGTCATCGTCGCCGGCCCCGCCGAGTTCGTCGCCGAGTCGTTCCGCCGGAGCAGGCCGTTCCTCAGGGACCTCATGGAGAGGGGCGTGCTGGTGCTGCCCTTCCCCACGGACGGCAACGCGCCGGCGCTGGAGTTCGGCGAGGAGGGCGACGGGGagggggaggcggaggcggaggacgAGGAGGTCGCCAGGAAGAGCAGGAGGCTCTGGCAGCTCACGCCGGTGTACACCTCCGAGTGGGCAAA ATGGTTGGCTGAGCAGAAGAAGATGGCGAATGTGACGCCTGATTCCCCTGT GTACCTATCGCTGAGGATGGACGGGCGCGTCCGGGGCAGCGGCGTGGGCTACCCGCCATGGCAAGCGTTCGTGGCGCAGCTGCCGCAGGTCAAAGGGATGTGGTCGGGTCTTTTTGATGGGATGGACGGGAGAGTCTAG
- the LOC109735760 gene encoding protein LOW PSII ACCUMULATION 1, chloroplastic isoform X2, producing the protein MAKIRSEVLSPFRSVRMFFYLAFMASAGLGSLIALTQLLPALGNPARAAGVPETLKGLGIDVAAVAVFAFLYSRDRKASDAQVARLTREENLSRLKLRVGDGGRVVPLSELRGSARLVIVAGPAEFVAESFRRSRPFLRDLMERGVLVLPFPTDGNAPALEFGEEGDGEGEAEAEDEEVARKSRRLWQLTPVYTSEWAKWLAEQKKMANVTPDSPVYLSLRMDGRVRGSGVGYPPWQAFVAQLPQVKGMWSGLFDGMDGRV; encoded by the exons aTGGCCAAGATAAGGAGCGAGGTGCTGTCCCCCTTCCGGTCGGTGCGCATGTTCTTCTACCTGGCCTTCATGGCCAGCGCGGGCCTGGGTAGCCTCATCGCGCTCACGCAGCTCCTCCCGGCGCTGGGGAACCCCGCGAGGGCGGCGGGGGTCCCGGAGACGCTCAAGGGCCTGGGCATCGACGTGGCGGCGGTGGCCGTCTTCGCGTTCCTCTACTCGCGCGACCGCAAGGCCAGCGACGCGCAGGTGGCCAGGCTGACGCGGGAGGAGAACCTGTCGAGGCTCAAGCTCCGCGTCGGCGACGGCGGCCGGGTGGTGCCGCTGAGCGAGCTGCGGGGCAGCGCGCGGCTCGTCATCGTCGCCGGCCCCGCCGAGTTCGTCGCCGAGTCGTTCCGCCGGAGCAGGCCGTTCCTCAGGGACCTCATGGAGAGGGGCGTGCTGGTGCTGCCCTTCCCCACGGACGGCAACGCGCCGGCGCTGGAGTTCGGCGAGGAGGGCGACGGGGagggggaggcggaggcggaggacgAGGAGGTCGCCAGGAAGAGCAGGAGGCTCTGGCAGCTCACGCCGGTGTACACCTCCGAGTGGGCAAA ATGGTTGGCTGAGCAGAAGAAGATGGCGAATGTGACGCCTGATTCCCCTGT GTACCTATCGCTGAGGATGGACGGGCGCGTCCGGGGCAGCGGCGTGGGCTACCCGCCATGGCAAGCGTTCGTGGCGCAGCTGCCGCAGGTCAAAGGGATGTGGTCGGGTCTTTTTGATGGGATGGACGGGAGAGTCTAG